The genomic region AGTTGACTTTGCGTGAGTCCGGGTTGTTGGCGTCCCTATACAAGCACGGCCCAAATGACACTTGGAGAGCTGTAGCTCAGAGAATCAAAGGGAAAACTACTAGATCTGTTTATGAACTGAAGACAGTTGAGACACGGCTGGATGAGATTCGAGCATTGGCAAAAGAAATATCTACAGTTCTCATTGTTTATCAGAAACAAAAGAAGACAGCATTACAACCCAAAGACAATAGGACAGAGGTCCTTCCCCATGACTTTGGATCCATTTTGATCAAGCTTTCTCAACTTCGTTTGAAATGGAAAGCTATTGCCTCTTTGGAAAGTGCGACCTTGTTGGATGATTCTGAGATGGATGAATTGGTTGAGATAGAAGCGACAATCAAAGAAGTGCATAATATTGTGGTTGTCCAACAACTGTTGGAAAAAGATGTGTAGATAGGACCAGATCATTTTAAGATTTTAGTTAGCAATTGAAACTTCATGTCACTGTAGGAAGTTTGTTTAACTATAGTCTCTTTACCTATTGTTATTTTGTGTGCTGAAGTTAAGACTTACTGTAATTGCTAGCTACTATTGTAAGTCTTATAGGCAAAGTCTTCCAGAAGTTTGTTAGCCAATTTTGTGTCGCTTCTTGTAACTTTCCTCCCTATTTAGTTCTTTTCTGCTTGTATATTCTTGCTCCTTTTGTTATTAATATGCTATTCCTACAGAAGAAAAGAGAAAAAGAGGTGTTGCATGGAAGCACATTGTTCTAATGTACTCTCTTCATATCTAAAGATTATCAGGATAAACTCCTGTTTTAATACCGTTTAAGTTTCATTTTCTTTCATGCGTTCCCTATAAATTGATGCCATCTATTTTTTTTCTCTTTTTTTTGAGAATGAAATTGATGCCATCTTTTGGTATCATGATAGCTGAGAAATGTCTCTCTTGGAGTCTTGATACATGAGGACTCATTGAGTTGATAAGTTCCCTTACATAGCTGTTCGCTTAGACTGTGCTGGTAAGGATTGCATGGAGGGCCTGTGGAGGTGATGTAATTAAGAATGTTAAAGTATATATTTCAAATATGAAAATACATTGAAATAAAAAAAAACTTGGCAGAATGCCATTTGTGGTTCTGAAGTTGAAGCTAATTATAATTAGACCCTCAAGTTGATTTGTTTTTCTATCCGCCCCAACGTTCCCAATTCTGCTCCCGGCAAATCATGGCCTTCTCCTCTACCTGGAATTATGTGGCCCATTCCCGTTTCAAAGGTCAGTAAGCTTTCAATGCTGCATGGTTTCTCTTATCTCTTGGGTTTTCAATCTTGTTCTTCAATTTCTCTTGAAATTGCCTTTGCAGGACCCAGTTTGTTCGTTCATTTTGGCAGAGGAGTAAAGGGTATGCATGGCCTTAACTTTTATACTTTTGTGCATTTTAGTTCATGCGCAGTAATGATTTTGGAATGTTATTGGCTTGAAAGTTTGAATCTTTGTTCAATCTAGATGAGATGCAAAATTGTTAGTTCTCTTTTTCTGTGTTCTCTCTCTCACATGGAGTTTCTATGTTCTCTTTGAAACTAAAAAAATTAGCTCTGGTTTTTCTCTATTTCCAAATGTTTCTGTTGTTCTACATGTTTGAGGTGAGGGATTTAGTTGATGGGTTGCCTATGTGTAGACTTGATCTAATATTGGATTTGTGGGATTCTGGAACTTAGAGAAATGCAAAGAGGTAAAACTGCGAGTATAAAAGAGCAAATCGAAAACCTCAAGGTCCGTGGATTCTGTGTGGAGACACGAAAAGATAACAACCGGCCTAGAGGACATTGCTCTATAGTCATGGATCCGCCTTTTTATAAA from Fragaria vesca subsp. vesca linkage group LG3, FraVesHawaii_1.0, whole genome shotgun sequence harbors:
- the LOC101300888 gene encoding uncharacterized protein LOC101300888 isoform 1, yielding MAFSSMRNLARSGVSLPLLRTQFERTQLERTQFVRSFWKGSRGRLEKGMQEKLKYLIDQGVKIEMVEDKNQPVGKYTLEMHPYTMEVIQVWAKQLKILGMLTDLHILAETKLTLRESGLLASLYKHGPNDTWRAVAQRIKGKTTRSVYELKTVETRLDEIRALAKEISTVLIVYQKQKKTALQPKDNRTEVLPHDFGSILIKLSQLRLKWKAIASLESATLLDDSEMDELVEIEATIKEVHNIVVVQQLLEKDV
- the LOC101300888 gene encoding uncharacterized protein LOC101300888 isoform 2, coding for MAFSSMRNLARSGVSLPLLRTQFERTQLERTQFVRSFWKGSRGRLEKGMQEKLKYLIDQGVKIEMVEDKNQPVGKYTLEMHPYTMELTLRESGLLASLYKHGPNDTWRAVAQRIKGKTTRSVYELKTVETRLDEIRALAKEISTVLIVYQKQKKTALQPKDNRTEVLPHDFGSILIKLSQLRLKWKAIASLESATLLDDSEMDELVEIEATIKEVHNIVVVQQLLEKDV